One Ricinus communis isolate WT05 ecotype wild-type chromosome 1, ASM1957865v1, whole genome shotgun sequence DNA window includes the following coding sequences:
- the LOC8260625 gene encoding putative membrane peptidase YdiL isoform X1, whose product MMVSALFTRVGQSSIICIPKLFSPTSSAKRNPNRPTLPSNFAPLRSYPIAGRRFSSVCFFNSGEKNKNNGNFDGEEGGLDWPILKRWDVPWQWQTASLTSLACGLSFVLTGLAETAAIPLLGIKIEELSLDEKAELLLLDQSITTAVILGVIYSIANTFQPLPEDMFRYDLKEPFDLEKGWLLWAVIGLVAALLAIALTGVAMSTFNGEPPQREAILIVYITWLQTDALVRLLPLIGSSSISTACLVVITGVLAPILEETVFRGFFMVSLTKWVPTPIAVLISAAVFAIAHLTPGEFPQLFVLGTALGFSYAQTRNLLTSITIHACWNSGVILILTFLQLQGYDIKEILQAT is encoded by the exons ATGATGGTTTCGGCTCTTTTCACTCGTGTAGGCCAATCTTCAATAATCTGCATACCAAAACTATTTTCGCCCACTTCATCAGCTAAACGTAATCCCAATAGACCGACTTTACCATCAAATTTTGCTCCTTTAAGGTCCTATCCAATTGCTGGGAGAAGGTTCAGTTCAGTTTGCTTCTTCAATTCTGGtgaaaagaacaaaaacaaCGGCAATTTTGATGGAGAG GAAGGTGGATTAGACTGGCCAATACTTAAAAGATGGGATGTGCCTTGGCAATGGCAAACTGCATCCTTAACTTCACTCGCTTGTGGATTAag TTTTGTTTTGACAGGATTGGCAGAGACAGCAGCTATACCACttcttggaataaaaattgaagaattgAGTTTAGATGAGAAGGCGGAATTGCTGCTTTTAGACCAAAG CATTACCACTGCAGTGATACTTGGAGTTATTTATAGCATCGCCAATACCTTCCAACCTCTTCCTGAGGATATGTTTCGCTATG atTTGAAGGAACCTTTCGATCTAGAGAAGGGGTGGCTTTTATGGGCAGTTATTGGTCTTGTGGCTGCTCTGCTTGCCATTGCATTGACAGGGGTTGCGATGTCCACATTTAATGGCGAGCCGCCACAAAGAGAG GCAATCCTTATCGTTTATATAACATGGCTGCAGACTGATGCACTTGTTCGTCTTCTTCCTTTAATTGGATCTTCGAGTATCAG CACTGCTTGCCTGGTGGTCATCACTGGTGTCCTCGCTCCAATTCTGGAGGAGACTGTATTTCGAGGATTTTTCATGGTGTCTTTGACAAAGTG GGTACCTACACCAATTGCTGTCCTAATTAGTGCTGCTGTATTTGCAATAGCACATCTAACTCCTGGAGAGTTTCCACAGCTGTTTGTGTTAG GTACTGCTCTTGGTTTTTCATATGCTCAAACTCGCAACCTTTTGACCTCAATTACGATTCATGCTTGCTGGAACTCCGGGGTAATCCTAATTCTCACCTTTCTTCAG CTTCAAGGATATGATATCAAGGAAATATTGCAGGCAACTTGA
- the LOC8260625 gene encoding putative membrane peptidase YdiL isoform X2, which yields MMVSALFTRVGQSSIICIPKLFSPTSSAKRNPNRPTLPSNFAPLRSYPIAGRRFSSVCFFNSGEKNKNNGNFDGEEGGLDWPILKRWDVPWQWQTASLTSLACGLSFVLTGLAETAAIPLLGIKIEELSLDEKAELLLLDQSITTAVILGVIYSIANTFQPLPEDMFRYDLKEPFDLEKGWLLWAVIGLVAALLAIALTGVAMSTFNGEPPQRETDALVRLLPLIGSSSISTACLVVITGVLAPILEETVFRGFFMVSLTKWVPTPIAVLISAAVFAIAHLTPGEFPQLFVLGTALGFSYAQTRNLLTSITIHACWNSGVILILTFLQLQGYDIKEILQAT from the exons ATGATGGTTTCGGCTCTTTTCACTCGTGTAGGCCAATCTTCAATAATCTGCATACCAAAACTATTTTCGCCCACTTCATCAGCTAAACGTAATCCCAATAGACCGACTTTACCATCAAATTTTGCTCCTTTAAGGTCCTATCCAATTGCTGGGAGAAGGTTCAGTTCAGTTTGCTTCTTCAATTCTGGtgaaaagaacaaaaacaaCGGCAATTTTGATGGAGAG GAAGGTGGATTAGACTGGCCAATACTTAAAAGATGGGATGTGCCTTGGCAATGGCAAACTGCATCCTTAACTTCACTCGCTTGTGGATTAag TTTTGTTTTGACAGGATTGGCAGAGACAGCAGCTATACCACttcttggaataaaaattgaagaattgAGTTTAGATGAGAAGGCGGAATTGCTGCTTTTAGACCAAAG CATTACCACTGCAGTGATACTTGGAGTTATTTATAGCATCGCCAATACCTTCCAACCTCTTCCTGAGGATATGTTTCGCTATG atTTGAAGGAACCTTTCGATCTAGAGAAGGGGTGGCTTTTATGGGCAGTTATTGGTCTTGTGGCTGCTCTGCTTGCCATTGCATTGACAGGGGTTGCGATGTCCACATTTAATGGCGAGCCGCCACAAAGAGAG ACTGATGCACTTGTTCGTCTTCTTCCTTTAATTGGATCTTCGAGTATCAG CACTGCTTGCCTGGTGGTCATCACTGGTGTCCTCGCTCCAATTCTGGAGGAGACTGTATTTCGAGGATTTTTCATGGTGTCTTTGACAAAGTG GGTACCTACACCAATTGCTGTCCTAATTAGTGCTGCTGTATTTGCAATAGCACATCTAACTCCTGGAGAGTTTCCACAGCTGTTTGTGTTAG GTACTGCTCTTGGTTTTTCATATGCTCAAACTCGCAACCTTTTGACCTCAATTACGATTCATGCTTGCTGGAACTCCGGGGTAATCCTAATTCTCACCTTTCTTCAG CTTCAAGGATATGATATCAAGGAAATATTGCAGGCAACTTGA